Genomic segment of Streptomyces sp. NBC_01210:
CCCGGGTTCTGGAACGACGGCGCGCACGGCGTCACCACCGTCAGCAGGACCGACCCCGACAAGCACTACATCCATGTGCTGACCCCGCCGTCCACATCGACCCTGCGGCTGCGGGACAACGGCTACCGGGTGACCAGGGTGACCAACCTCCGTACCGGCGCGCCCATCGCGTACAGCCAGCGCGGCGGCACGCTCAGCCTCAGCGGGCTCGGCGGCTGGGACATGTACGACACCGTCTTCAAGGTCACCACCGGCGGCCGCGAAGGGATCATTCCCGCCTCCTCGTACACGATGAGCGCCGGCGCGTCGGCGAGCGGGCACGGCGCCGCAGCCGCGGCGGACGGCGACTACCGCACCTACTGGGACAGCAACAAGACCACACCGGTGTCGCTGAACTTTGACCTCGGCTCGGCCGGGCGGGTGCAGTACCTCGGTGTCAACCAGCGTGAGGACTCGGTGAGTTACGCACGTTCCGGCACCGAACAGTCCGCGCGGATCCGGGACTACCGGGTGTACATGAGCAGTGACGGCACCAACTGGGGGAGTCCGGTCAAGACCGGCACCCTGCCCAGCCGGCGCGGCGTCGCCGTCATCGACCTCCCCGCGACAACCACCCGCCATGTCCGGCTCGAAGTGGTCAACACCCATGCGGCATCGAGCGATTCGACCCGTTACAAGCGGCTACGGATCGACGAGGCGTGGATCGGCAGCGCGTACGCGGCCGGCGGCAGTACGACTCCGACGCCGAACCGCTACGAGGCCGAGAACGCCGTCTACTCGGCGGGCTCGACGGTCGACTCGGACCACCCCGGCTACACCGGAACCGGCTTCGTCAACACACCGAACGCGGTCGGCGCCTCCGTGGAGTGGACGGTCGAGTCGGCGACCGCCCGCACCGCCTCGATCGCGATCCGCTACGCCAACGGCTCCACCGAGGGCCGCCCGCTGGACATCGCCGTCAACGGCGCGGTCGTCTCCGCGAACCGGGCCTTCAACGGCACCGGCGCCTGGACCACCTGGGCCGACTCGACCCTCACCGTCCCGCTCACCGCCGGAGCCAACTCGGTACGCGTCACCGCCACCACCGCGAGCGGCGCACCCAACCTCGACCACCTCGATGTGGAGGCGCCATGAGATCGCCGAGATCGCTCAGAGCAGTGCTGGTCGCGGCGCTCGCGCTACCGCTCGCCGCCGGACTGACGGCAGCCCCGCCACCGGCCGCCGCCTCGGACAACGGACTGTCCGTCCGTCCCGCCATGGGCTGGTCCAGCTGGAGCTTCGTACGCCGCCAGCCCACCGAGGCCAAGCTGAAGGCCCAGGCCGACGCCCTGGTCAGCAGTGGTCTCAAGGACCACGGCTACGTCTACATCAACCTCGACGACTTCTACCAGAAGTGTGACTCCAACGGCTTTGTCGTCGACCAGTACGGGCGCTGGGCCGTCGACGAGGCGAAGTTCCCGTCCGGCATCAAGGCACTGGTGGACCACATCCACTCCAAGGGCCTGAAGTTCGGCTTCTACGTCACTCCCGGCATCGCCAAGAACGCCGTCACCAGGAACACCCCCGTCGAAGGGACCTCGTACCACGCCAAGGACATCGCCGACACGTCCAAGCAGGAGAAGAACTACAACTGCAAAAACATGTACTACATCGACTACAGCAAGCCGGGTTCCCAGGAGTTCGTGAACTCCTGGGCCCGTCAGTTCGCTTCCTGGGGAGTCGACTACCTCAAGATCGACGGCGTCGGCAGCCATGACATCCCCGACGTCCGCGCCTGGGACAAGGCACTGCGCGCCTCCGGCCGTCCCATCAACTACGCCCTCTCCAACAACCTCGCCATCGCCGATGCGCCCACCTGGCGACAGCTCGCCAACAGCTGGCGCACCCAGGGCGATGTCGAGTGCTACTGCGGTCCAGGCCCCAACGGCAGCGGCTTCCCGCTCACCGACTGGAACCATGTGACCTCCCGCTTCACCTCGGCGGCGAACTGGCAGCAGTACGCGGGACCCGGCGGCTGGAACGACCTGGACTCGCTGGAGATCGGCAACGGCGACCAGGTCGGCCTCAACGCCGACCAGCGGCGCTCCCACATGACGCTGTGGGCGATGGCCACGTCCCCGCTGCTGCTCGGCACCGACCTCACCGCGCTCAACGCCACCGACAAGGCGATGCTGACGAACGACCGGCTGATCGCGGTCAACCAGGACGGTATCGCCGCCAAACGGATCGTCAACTCCAGTCCCAAGCAGGTCTGGAGCAAGCGCGAGTCCAATGGCGACTACATCGTCGCGCTCTTCAACACCGGCACCTCCGGCAACCAGACCCTCAGCGTGAACTGGTCCCAGGTCGGCTTCTCCGGCGCTGCGGCCGTGACCGACCTCTGGTCCGGCCAGAGCGGCGGCACGGTCAGCGGCTCCTACAGCGTCACGCTGCGGCCGGGGGAGACCCGGCTGATTCGGGCCACCCCGCAGTCGGGCACCACCGTGCGCTACGAGGCCGAGAACGCTTCGTACAGCGCGGGATCGACCGTCGAC
This window contains:
- a CDS encoding discoidin domain-containing protein, whose translation is MTRRLWARLVLVGALLLGALTLPGPARADLQHPRQDFLRSSVGGLFLHWGQRTAPSHNSCSQWETDVTGGGWTPDYWVQEAQKLHTQYLVLATFHSRLGYARPWPSKIPGSCSTKRDFLGELITAAKAKGLKTILYMTDDPQWHNEGGHEWLDSAGYSAYKGRNVDLTGRGGFGEFSYDNFFEVMDRYPELGGFWIDNDNAYWESHNLYAQVYQKRPNYTISNNNEDTPIMDMIGNEQKTGMSPSYDYPQAVYTAGPRLTEADFKLPSTGSWWYTGSDPAVDRKLTLGRLITNAGSSVKALMAETAMLNGKLPANQVAFNNFAKGYLDAIGESLHGTEGGGYMYGGLAPGFWNDGAHGVTTVSRTDPDKHYIHVLTPPSTSTLRLRDNGYRVTRVTNLRTGAPIAYSQRGGTLSLSGLGGWDMYDTVFKVTTGGREGIIPASSYTMSAGASASGHGAAAAADGDYRTYWDSNKTTPVSLNFDLGSAGRVQYLGVNQREDSVSYARSGTEQSARIRDYRVYMSSDGTNWGSPVKTGTLPSRRGVAVIDLPATTTRHVRLEVVNTHAASSDSTRYKRLRIDEAWIGSAYAAGGSTTPTPNRYEAENAVYSAGSTVDSDHPGYTGTGFVNTPNAVGASVEWTVESATARTASIAIRYANGSTEGRPLDIAVNGAVVSANRAFNGTGAWTTWADSTLTVPLTAGANSVRVTATTASGAPNLDHLDVEAP
- a CDS encoding CBM35 domain-containing protein — translated: MRSPRSLRAVLVAALALPLAAGLTAAPPPAAASDNGLSVRPAMGWSSWSFVRRQPTEAKLKAQADALVSSGLKDHGYVYINLDDFYQKCDSNGFVVDQYGRWAVDEAKFPSGIKALVDHIHSKGLKFGFYVTPGIAKNAVTRNTPVEGTSYHAKDIADTSKQEKNYNCKNMYYIDYSKPGSQEFVNSWARQFASWGVDYLKIDGVGSHDIPDVRAWDKALRASGRPINYALSNNLAIADAPTWRQLANSWRTQGDVECYCGPGPNGSGFPLTDWNHVTSRFTSAANWQQYAGPGGWNDLDSLEIGNGDQVGLNADQRRSHMTLWAMATSPLLLGTDLTALNATDKAMLTNDRLIAVNQDGIAAKRIVNSSPKQVWSKRESNGDYIVALFNTGTSGNQTLSVNWSQVGFSGAAAVTDLWSGQSGGTVSGSYSVTLRPGETRLIRATPQSGTTVRYEAENASYSAGSTVDTDHRGFSGTGFVNTPNAADAYVEWTVESATARDAALSIRYANGTTAGRPMDVSVNGAVVSANRAFNGTGSWTTWADSTLNVPLKAGSNTVRVTATTANGAPNIDYLDRG